The nucleotide window AAGTTCTTGTTGAACGCTGGAAACTGGACGTGACATTTGCCCGCGACGGTCAGGAAGCCATCGATATCTGCATGGAGAATAATTTTGATGTCATACTCATGGACATTCAGATGCCGGTTCTGGACGGCATTGAAGCCTCACGTATCATCCGCTCCTCGATGCTGCATCACCGCAACACACCAATCATTGCGGTCACAGCCAATGCCATGAAAGATGAAGTCGCCCTTTATTATGATGCCGGCATGCAGCATTGCATCACAAAGCCGGTCGACTGGGGCGAAATGGCCTATATTCTGAAGCACCTCAAAGAATTGAGGATACAAATGTCAGATACGAATTGCCTCAAGACTCCGGTCTGGCTGACCGGCGCCATGTTGAAAGTTTTTGAGACAAAAACCGATTCCGAAGAGACTGAACGTTTCCGGATCAATTTGCGCATGAGACAGGATAAACTGCATTCCATTGTCCGGAAGCTGGATATCGAGCGGAACAAACCTTCCGTGCTTGTTTCCATCGCCCAGGACCTGCGCAATATGGATCGTCAATTTGAGTATGACCTACTGAAAAACTTTGCGGCAACACTTGAGAAAAGCATTTATGATCCAATTGCCGTGCAGCGCCTGTCGCTTGAACTGGCCTCGGTGGTGGACCAGCTCTCTTATCCGGATAAGATTTCAAAGGTTGTATCTGTCTAGCGGAAACTGCTCCATTCTTCCCGCGTGGATCCATATTCCAGTGCCGGCTGGTCATGAATAAAGAGCTCGCCGCGACGGGAAAAATCAAGTCTTTCTGCGACCCGTATCGACGCAGTATTTTCCTTCATGATCAGCGAACATAATGAGGAATAGTGGCGGTCACCAAAACCGTGATCGCGAACCCTGAGGGCGGCTTCGGTCGCATAGCCGTGTCCCCAGGATTCTTTTGTAAAACTGTAGCCGATTTCAAGTTTTGATTTTTTCCGTTCGTCTTCCGGGCCGTTATAGATACTTTCCCAGTAGAAATACTCATTTCCGTTTTTTTCATAACCATAGAAATGGCTGAAACCGCAACGACCAAGGGGATGTCTGTCGGATTTCCTTTCCACCAGATAAGGTCCGGTGCCGTCCTTCTCCTGCAGTTCCATGACCAGATCCAGATAGGCGACATTCTCTTCATGAGTTCGGGTGCGGCCAAGGGTATAGCGCATGACATCCATATCGCCATGAAGATGATCAAGGAAATCAATATCCGTACTGTAAAATGGGCGAAGAATAAGTCGATCGGTTTCGAGTATCTGCATCTCTGGTTCCCCTGCATGTCCTGTTCCTGCCGTTATACAGAACCGGCGAATGAGCGCCAAGGCAAAAGACGATCAACCATCTGATGGATGATCGTAATTTTTTCTGGCGTCCTTAGATTCTATGGTGCTTAATAAGCTGGAGGGAAATATTTGCAGACAAGGGGTAAAAAGTGGAGTCACTGCTTCAACTCGCCATCATCTGGGCGTCCGTTTTCATTGCCAATATCTTTGCGGAGAAAACCAGACTGACACCAGTCCTGTTTTTCCTGTTTATGGGGGCACTTCTGGTTAATACCGGAATTTTACCCCAGAAAACAGATGAGTTTATCCGGGTGTTTGCTGAACTCGGCATCATTGTCATCATGTTTGCCCTTGGTTTCGAAGAAAACACCAGTGACTTTCTGAAGAGCATCAAACGAAGCTGGGGAATAGCCCTGTTCGGTGCGCTTGCACCTTTTTTTACGGCTTACCTGATTGCCGGATATTTCTGGGAAAACCAGAATATCGCCATCATGTGTGGTCTGGCGATGACGGCAACCGCGGTTTCCCTGACTATGGTTTCCCTGAAAAGTGAAGGATTGCACCGTTCACAGGCGGCCAAAGGAATCATGACCTCGGCGATCCTTGATGATGTGGCGTCTCTTGTCTTTGTCGCCATTCTGGTTCCTATCGCCACCGGGGCGACTATGGTCAGCCTGCCGGGCATAGGTCTTATTGTCCTCAAGGCCCTTCTGTTTTTCATGGTCATCGCCGCCGTTGGCATGTGGATATTGCCGGAACGTCCGAACGGCATGTTATCACTCATTCCCGGCTTCGGCAGGCATGGCGTACGTCACATTCTTTCTATCGGCAAGGGGGAAAATACCACCCTGACGGTGCTTACCGTGGCGGTTCTCGCCGGGCTGCTGTCCCATCTCTTCGGGTTCCATGCCGCTGTCGGTGCCTATATGGCCGGCCTGATCCTGAAGGAGGAATATTTCCAGATTGTCGCGACTCCCAATATCAATCATTATGAGAATACCAAGAAAATTCTCGACAATGTGGCCTTTTCCTGGATCGGACCGGTATTCTTCGTCGTACTCGGCACACATATTGTACTTGAATGGGATATTCTTGTGGCCGTCATTCCCCAGACTCTGGTTCTTGCCTTTGCCCTTCTGGTGGCGCAGATTGCCTCTGCTGGTCTTGCCGCCCGCTATACAGCCGGTTTTGACTATGCCCAAAGTGTTATGGTCGGTATAGGAATGTTAGGCCGGGCGGAACTTGCCTTTGTGGTCATGGATATCGCTTATGTGCAGTTTGGCATTCTCAATGACGAGGCCTTCTATACCCTTATGGGGACGGCCCTGATCCTCAATATTGCCGTGCCGGTGGGGATCGTTCTGTGGAAACCCTATTTCTCGCGGTCGGAAGAAAAACAGGCGAGGGAGGGATAGCATGCATAAATCCGGAACGCCCATCAATTTCTGGTCAGCCGTTTTGATCGGAATCGGTTCGATGGTGGGGCCGGGATATTCGCATTAATGGGTGAGGCGGCGGTCATTGCCTCCAGTGCCACTTACATTTCTTTCTCGGTGGCTTGATTGCCTTGTTGAGCGGCTATTCCTTTGGCAAACTGGGTGCGACATTTCCTTCCGCGGGCGGTGTCGTTGAATGTCTGGGTCAAGCCTATGGCATTGGTATCTTCTCCGGCGCCATGAGTGTGATGTTGTATATCGCGGCCGTTGTTTCGATCGCTTTGGTGGCCAAGGCCTTTGGATCTTATGCCTTCAGTATGATGACCACGGGGAGTGCAATGATCTGGAAAACCGTGTTTTCCGTCGGGATTTTCCTGACTTTTGTTGCCGTTAACCTGCAAGGTCCCGCCAATATGGCAAAACTGGAGAATATTATTGTTTTGCTAAAAGTGCTTGTGCTTGCGGCTTTTGCCGTCGCCGGACTGTCCTTTATTGATCCAACCCGACTTGACACTGCTAGCTATCCACCAGCCAGCCATTTATTCTACAGTCTGGCCATAACTTTTTTTGCCTATGAGGGCTTCCGGATCATCACCAATGCGACGGAAGACATGCCGGACCCGCAAAGAACA belongs to Emcibacter sp. and includes:
- a CDS encoding GNAT family N-acetyltransferase; the protein is MQILETDRLILRPFYSTDIDFLDHLHGDMDVMRYTLGRTRTHEENVAYLDLVMELQEKDGTGPYLVERKSDRHPLGRCGFSHFYGYEKNGNEYFYWESIYNGPEDERKKSKLEIGYSFTKESWGHGYATEAALRVRDHGFGDRHYSSLCSLIMKENTASIRVAERLDFSRRGELFIHDQPALEYGSTREEWSSFR
- a CDS encoding cation:proton antiporter gives rise to the protein MESLLQLAIIWASVFIANIFAEKTRLTPVLFFLFMGALLVNTGILPQKTDEFIRVFAELGIIVIMFALGFEENTSDFLKSIKRSWGIALFGALAPFFTAYLIAGYFWENQNIAIMCGLAMTATAVSLTMVSLKSEGLHRSQAAKGIMTSAILDDVASLVFVAILVPIATGATMVSLPGIGLIVLKALLFFMVIAAVGMWILPERPNGMLSLIPGFGRHGVRHILSIGKGENTTLTVLTVAVLAGLLSHLFGFHAAVGAYMAGLILKEEYFQIVATPNINHYENTKKILDNVAFSWIGPVFFVVLGTHIVLEWDILVAVIPQTLVLAFALLVAQIASAGLAARYTAGFDYAQSVMVGIGMLGRAELAFVVMDIAYVQFGILNDEAFYTLMGTALILNIAVPVGIVLWKPYFSRSEEKQAREG